ATCCCAGCCCCACGTATATGTTGCCGGACAGTTCTGGCGTGGAACCGCGGATGGTAAAGGAGAATCGGAGGATCTACGTGACCATCGCCTCGAAGAATGCCCCTCAAGTGGAATTCCCAGACCTCAAGGGTAAATCCAAGCGGATCGCTCTGAGCCTACTGGAGATCACCGGAATAGAGATCGAGACCATCGATTACGTTCCAGACCGGGTATGCACCGATTGTGTGCTAAAAGTCCTGTACAAGGGCAAGGAGATAGAACCCGGTACCAAATTGCGCAAAGGCGATCAGGTCACTTTGGTTCTCGGAAAGAAGAATTCCCAGTATGTCAGCATTCCAAAGATCAGCGGGTATACCTATGATGAGGCACAGACTATTCTGAACCGTGTTTCGTTGAATCTGGGTCGGGTAGTCGGAGGATGTCATGATTGTGCTAGCGAGCGTGACACCTTATCTGCATTTGTACTCAAGCAATTCCCTGATTTCGGCAACAGTGTGGAGATGGGTACAGAAGTGGATGTACATCTGACCACCGATGAACGACTGTTGGACCAATAATCCGCCCTCAATGCGCAAGACCCTTCTATCTTCCTTCGCAATCATAGTGATGAGCCTAAGTGCTTTTGCACAGGAGTATACGATACCTCTACGGGAAGACTTGGCCAAGAAGCAGGATACAGAGGAGCGGCTGTCTCAACCCGCCATGCGCGGACAGAATATGGTGGAACTTCCTTTCATCGATGATTTCTCCCAAGATCATTTTCCTGGAAATGCCGATGGGAACACCGTTCTCTGGGAAGACATGTTCACTACTATCCATACAAGTTTCGGAATCGCTCCACCATCCGTGGGCGTAGCGGTTTTCGATGGGATGAATGAATTCGGTCAAGCGTATGATCCCGATAATGGGAACACCAATGGACATGCCGATGTGCTCACGTCCATGCCATTGGATCTGGAAGGCAAGGTCAATGTGGTCTTGAGTTTCTTCTATCAGCCTGAAGGCTATGGTGAAGCTCCTGAACCTGCCGACTCCCTGGTCCTACAGTTCTATGATCCCGGACTGGACCAATGGACCAATAGATGGCATGCGACCGGATCGGGCCTTATCCCATACGTTCCGGTATTTCTCACGGTACAAGAACAGTTTCTCCAGAACGGTTTCCAGTTCCGTTTCAGGAATTACGGTCGATTGACAGGAGCGCTAGATCAGTGGTCCATCGATTGGGTCTACTTGGACGAGAATCGATCAGTTGATGACGAGGCTATCACCGATGTGGGTTTCGCAGAACCGGTCTACAGCTTCCTCTCCTCGGATTATGTCTCTATCCCCTGGGACCATTATACTCCCAGCGCGAGTGAGAATACCATCATACAAAAGGATGTGGTCCTCAGGAACAATCGCATACAAGGTGCCTTGATATCCGAGTCGGGATATAGCGTGGATTTCAACGGTGCTGAGATCGCTTCATTCATCGATTCCCAATCCCCTTCTATCCCGGCCGAAAGCAATGAGGCCATCACCCAAGAAGTGAATCAATCTCCCAATTCCTTTGTCTTTCCCACATCGGTCAGTGATACCACAGCCCAATTCGAAGTGGAGTTCTACTTCCAGACCTCACCTGACCTACATGATGATAATAACCACCTCTCCTTCACCCAGGTCTTCTCCAATTACTACGCCTTTGACGATGGACAGGCTGACAATGCCTATGGCATACAGAACTTCAACGGGAGCGGCAAGGTCGCCTTCCAATTTGACATCTTTGAAACGGACACGGTCAAAGCGGTAGACATGTTCTTCCTCTACCAAGGAGGAGCTGCTTTGGAGGATCAACTCTTCTTCCTCACCATTTGGGAAGAGAACAACGATGCTCCAGGGGAGATCCACTACCAAGACCTCACCTCCAGATTGGTCGATTTCGATGATCAGGGTGGATTTGTTCGCTATGCGCTTCAGGACACGGTGATCCTAGAGGCCAATACCAGCTACTTCTTCGGCTGGGTGCAGCCCGATGCCATTTCACTCAATATCGGTAATGACCTATCCGCCATGCTGAATAGTCAGCGTCTCTACTTCGACATAGGGTCGGGATGGCAG
This is a stretch of genomic DNA from Flavobacteriales bacterium. It encodes these proteins:
- a CDS encoding PASTA domain-containing protein, which codes for MADLVKYIFSKTFVKHVVIASASLLLAIFLLFVLMRFYTSHGETRPIPDLVGMHIDDAAQMVDEQGLRITVEDEAYIEDALPGSVISQNPSPTYMLPDSSGVEPRMVKENRRIYVTIASKNAPQVEFPDLKGKSKRIALSLLEITGIEIETIDYVPDRVCTDCVLKVLYKGKEIEPGTKLRKGDQVTLVLGKKNSQYVSIPKISGYTYDEAQTILNRVSLNLGRVVGGCHDCASERDTLSAFVLKQFPDFGNSVEMGTEVDVHLTTDERLLDQ
- a CDS encoding T9SS type A sorting domain-containing protein, producing the protein MRKTLLSSFAIIVMSLSAFAQEYTIPLREDLAKKQDTEERLSQPAMRGQNMVELPFIDDFSQDHFPGNADGNTVLWEDMFTTIHTSFGIAPPSVGVAVFDGMNEFGQAYDPDNGNTNGHADVLTSMPLDLEGKVNVVLSFFYQPEGYGEAPEPADSLVLQFYDPGLDQWTNRWHATGSGLIPYVPVFLTVQEQFLQNGFQFRFRNYGRLTGALDQWSIDWVYLDENRSVDDEAITDVGFAEPVYSFLSSDYVSIPWDHYTPSASENTIIQKDVVLRNNRIQGALISESGYSVDFNGAEIASFIDSQSPSIPAESNEAITQEVNQSPNSFVFPTSVSDTTAQFEVEFYFQTSPDLHDDNNHLSFTQVFSNYYAFDDGQADNAYGIQNFNGSGKVAFQFDIFETDTVKAVDMFFLYQGGAALEDQLFFLTIWEENNDAPGEIHYQDLTSRLVDFDDQGGFVRYALQDTVILEANTSYFFGWVQPDAISLNIGNDLSAMLNSQRLYFDIGSGWQPSSYEGTIMLRPVFPPVEELMVGLEEAQLEQLDIWPNPAQNTFQISGEIPRGAVARLMDLQGRVVSSEQLFTSPHLLDVSFTSEGLYLVEITTPSGSRSIKKIVIDR